The Bacillota bacterium LX-D genome includes a window with the following:
- the atpA gene encoding F0F1 ATP synthase subunit alpha: MNLRPDEISSILKSKIANFGTEVEVSEVGTVIQVGDGIARVYGLEKAMAGEMLEFPGGILGMALNLEEENIGCVILGPYTGIKEGDEVKRTGRIVEVPVGEEMIGRVVNALGQPVDGKGPIKAKKFRPIEAPAPGVINRRSVYQPLQTGLKAIDSLVPIGKGQRELIIGDRQTGKTALAVDTIINQKGKDVICIYVAIGQKASTVAGVVKSLEDHDAMKYTIVVSAAASEPAPMLYIAPYSGCAMGEEFMYDGKDVLIIYDDLSKQAAAYRELSLLLRRPPGREAFPGDVFYLHSRLLERAAKLSDDLGGGSLTALPVIETQAGDVSAYIPTNVISITDGQIFLESDLFYAGVRPAINPGISVSRVGGAAQIKAMKQVAGRLRMDLAQYRELAAFAQFGSDLDKATQARLTRGERIVEILKQGQYQPMPVEEQVAIIFVASNGYLDDVAVEKVLKFESEFLNYLRNSKAEILNEIVSSGKISDSLAEQLKTEIVNFKKSFS; this comes from the coding sequence ATGAATTTAAGGCCGGATGAAATCAGCTCGATCTTAAAAAGCAAGATAGCTAATTTCGGGACAGAGGTTGAAGTTTCTGAGGTAGGTACAGTAATCCAGGTTGGTGACGGTATTGCCAGGGTTTATGGTTTAGAAAAAGCTATGGCAGGTGAAATGCTAGAATTCCCAGGTGGAATTCTAGGAATGGCTTTAAACCTGGAAGAAGAAAATATCGGTTGCGTTATCCTCGGTCCTTATACCGGAATTAAAGAAGGAGACGAAGTAAAACGTACTGGTAGAATTGTTGAAGTTCCAGTAGGTGAGGAAATGATTGGCAGGGTTGTTAATGCCTTGGGACAGCCTGTTGATGGTAAAGGCCCAATTAAGGCTAAAAAGTTTAGACCTATTGAAGCTCCGGCTCCTGGTGTAATTAATCGTAGATCTGTTTATCAACCATTACAAACTGGTTTAAAAGCTATTGACTCTCTTGTGCCTATCGGTAAAGGCCAAAGGGAATTGATTATTGGTGACCGTCAGACAGGCAAAACTGCTTTGGCTGTAGACACAATTATTAACCAAAAAGGCAAAGACGTAATTTGCATCTATGTTGCCATTGGTCAAAAGGCATCTACAGTTGCTGGCGTTGTGAAAAGCCTGGAAGACCATGATGCAATGAAGTACACAATTGTTGTATCCGCTGCAGCCAGTGAACCGGCTCCAATGCTTTACATTGCCCCATATTCTGGCTGTGCTATGGGCGAAGAATTCATGTACGATGGTAAAGATGTTTTAATTATCTATGATGATTTATCAAAACAAGCTGCTGCTTACAGGGAACTTTCTCTGCTTTTGAGACGTCCTCCCGGGCGTGAAGCATTCCCTGGCGACGTATTCTACTTGCATTCTCGTTTGCTGGAAAGGGCAGCTAAACTTAGTGATGATTTAGGGGGAGGTTCCTTAACGGCACTGCCTGTTATTGAAACCCAAGCAGGTGACGTTTCTGCTTATATTCCTACTAACGTTATTTCAATTACAGACGGACAGATTTTCCTTGAGTCTGATTTGTTCTATGCTGGTGTAAGGCCTGCTATTAACCCAGGTATTTCCGTATCCAGGGTTGGTGGTGCCGCTCAGATTAAAGCTATGAAGCAAGTTGCAGGTCGTTTAAGAATGGATTTGGCTCAATATCGTGAATTGGCTGCATTTGCTCAGTTTGGTTCTGACTTGGATAAAGCAACTCAAGCTAGATTGACTCGTGGGGAAAGAATCGTAGAAATTTTAAAACAAGGTCAATATCAACCAATGCCTGTAGAAGAGCAAGTTGCAATTATTTTCGTTGCTTCTAACGGCTACCTTGATGATGTTGCTGTTGAGAAAGTATTAAAATTTGAAAGTGAGTTTTTAAATTATTTACGCAACAGTAAGGCAGAAATTCTAAATGAAATTGTTTCCAGCGGAAAAATTTCTGATAGTTTGGCTGAACAACTTAAAACTGAAATTGTGAATTTCAAAAAATCATTTTCCTAA
- the atpH gene encoding ATP synthase F1 subunit delta, translating into MNDIAIARRYAEALFELAVEKGQLDQVKADLAGVYDSLKASADLKRILDDQLLDAAQKQDIFREIFSSHLQDLTLNFIMTVFENRRERYLGGVLEEFFKLVNASRDVLEAEIRTAVEIPEKDAKVLIQKISEITKKKINPKYKVDAEIIGGAIVKIGDKVIDGSVATQLAKLKESLMS; encoded by the coding sequence ATGAATGATATAGCAATAGCCCGCCGGTACGCTGAAGCACTATTCGAATTAGCTGTTGAAAAAGGTCAATTGGATCAAGTTAAAGCAGACCTAGCTGGTGTTTATGATTCCTTAAAGGCCAGCGCTGATTTGAAAAGAATTTTAGATGATCAGTTATTGGATGCAGCTCAGAAGCAAGATATTTTTAGAGAAATTTTTAGTTCACATCTTCAGGATCTCACCTTGAATTTTATAATGACAGTCTTTGAAAATAGGCGGGAGCGCTATTTGGGCGGCGTTTTAGAGGAATTTTTTAAATTGGTTAATGCCAGCCGGGATGTGCTTGAAGCTGAAATAAGGACAGCGGTGGAAATCCCAGAAAAAGATGCTAAAGTTTTAATACAAAAAATTTCTGAGATTACAAAGAAAAAAATTAATCCTAAGTATAAGGTAGATGCTGAGATCATTGGTGGGGCAATAGTAAAAATCGGCGATAAAGTTATTGACGGTTCTGTTGCTACACAACTGGCTAAATTAAAAGAAAGCCTTATGAGTTAA
- the atpF gene encoding F0F1 ATP synthase subunit B, with protein sequence MIEIGFDLLIQVINFLIALWVLKKFAYKPLVNAIESRQKQIQDSLDSAAEAKVKADVLLKDYEKQLADAKAEAQEIVGRATKLGEDMKAQIVAEAKAEAEKTLEKAKAEIEGEKAKALAQIRGEISEIVITAAGKIIAKEISAKDHEKLIGQFVAGVGKVQ encoded by the coding sequence GTGATCGAGATTGGCTTTGATCTTTTGATTCAAGTTATAAACTTTTTAATTGCTTTATGGGTCTTAAAGAAATTTGCTTATAAACCTTTGGTAAATGCCATTGAATCTAGGCAAAAACAAATCCAGGATTCTCTTGATTCTGCTGCAGAAGCCAAAGTGAAAGCAGATGTTTTATTAAAAGATTATGAAAAACAATTAGCTGATGCTAAAGCTGAAGCACAAGAAATTGTTGGCCGGGCTACAAAACTCGGCGAAGATATGAAAGCTCAAATTGTTGCTGAAGCAAAAGCTGAGGCTGAAAAGACCTTAGAAAAAGCTAAAGCAGAAATTGAAGGCGAAAAAGCTAAGGCTTTGGCACAAATTAGAGGCGAAATTTCTGAAATTGTTATAACGGCTGCCGGAAAAATAATTGCCAAAGAAATTTCAGCCAAAGATCATGAAAAATTGATTGGACAATTTGTTGCAGGGGTGGGTAAAGTACAATGA
- the atpE gene encoding F0F1 ATP synthase subunit C → MDLVLVKAAALIGAGLALGLASVGAGVGDGLVTSKALEGMARQPEAKGTLLVNMLISVGLIEALPIIAAVIAIVMVFANPLLK, encoded by the coding sequence ATGGATTTAGTTCTCGTAAAAGCTGCTGCTTTAATAGGTGCGGGTTTAGCATTAGGATTAGCTTCAGTTGGTGCTGGTGTTGGTGACGGTCTTGTAACTTCTAAAGCACTTGAGGGTATGGCAAGACAACCTGAAGCTAAAGGTACTCTCTTGGTTAACATGCTTATTTCCGTTGGTTTGATTGAAGCACTTCCTATTATAGCTGCGGTAATTGCAATCGTTATGGTTTTTGCAAATCCACTTTTGAAGTAG
- the atpB gene encoding F0F1 ATP synthase subunit A has translation MHEEIGTHSIIHLGGVPLHFDTLLSSWIVIGIILVLSILIRRNIKVIPGKLQVAMETIVSYLGGVADENLGTESKKYMPLILGLFLYIFIANQLGLLPTLGYIKSPTSDLNTTLGLALMVIILVQIVAIRKKGLGKYLKHFIEPYVFFLPINIIEEVAKPITLAFRLFGNIVAGEIVIVVLGMLAPYIIPSAWLLFSVFVGLIQAFIFTMLTISYLSNVLGDEH, from the coding sequence ATGCATGAAGAGATTGGGACTCATTCTATTATCCATTTAGGAGGCGTTCCTCTGCATTTTGACACATTGCTTAGTTCATGGATTGTAATAGGGATCATTTTAGTTTTAAGTATCTTAATAAGGCGTAATATTAAAGTGATTCCTGGGAAGTTACAAGTAGCTATGGAGACAATTGTTTCCTACCTAGGGGGAGTTGCCGATGAGAATCTAGGTACAGAGTCGAAGAAATATATGCCGCTGATTTTAGGCTTATTTTTGTACATTTTCATAGCTAATCAACTAGGTTTGCTACCAACGTTAGGTTATATCAAATCGCCAACTAGTGATTTGAACACAACTCTAGGATTGGCCTTAATGGTAATTATTTTAGTTCAAATTGTGGCTATCCGTAAAAAGGGTTTAGGCAAATATTTAAAACATTTTATCGAACCATATGTGTTTTTCTTGCCAATTAACATCATTGAAGAGGTTGCTAAACCAATTACACTTGCCTTTCGTCTTTTTGGCAATATTGTAGCTGGCGAAATTGTCATAGTTGTACTGGGTATGCTGGCGCCCTATATTATTCCTTCGGCGTGGCTGCTGTTCAGTGTTTTTGTTGGCTTGATTCAAGCGTTTATTTTTACAATGCTGACCATTTCTTACTTGTCTAATGTTCTTGGGGATGAACATTAA
- a CDS encoding ATP synthase subunit I — protein MDIQVIFQKRPIAIICAFLVIAISYAIIKDSWDVALGFLLGVFTTIVYFAILVRRVSKSSELPVKTAVTYMKVGWILRLIMVVSTVTIAAQIPVFNLFAVILGLILSQLVIMGTVAGTNLK, from the coding sequence GTGGACATACAAGTAATATTTCAAAAAAGACCCATTGCTATTATATGTGCATTTTTAGTTATTGCTATAAGTTATGCTATTATTAAAGATTCATGGGACGTTGCCTTAGGTTTTTTATTAGGCGTTTTTACCACAATTGTGTATTTTGCAATTTTAGTAAGAAGAGTATCAAAATCATCAGAATTGCCTGTCAAAACCGCTGTTACCTATATGAAGGTAGGGTGGATATTGAGATTAATCATGGTGGTTTCCACAGTAACCATTGCCGCCCAGATTCCTGTATTTAATTTATTTGCCGTAATACTTGGCTTGATTTTAAGTCAGCTTGTAATAATGGGTACTGTAGCCGGTACCAATTTAAAGTGA
- a CDS encoding AtpZ/AtpI family protein: MEDKNHEKKKSDSVYMSAIGQATQVGVTMMANIFVGLFFGRFLDSIFHTKPWLTIVFILLGALAGFWGTYKLITSKER; this comes from the coding sequence ATGGAAGATAAGAATCATGAGAAGAAAAAAAGCGATTCTGTATATATGTCTGCCATAGGTCAGGCAACTCAGGTTGGCGTAACGATGATGGCTAACATCTTTGTAGGTCTATTTTTTGGACGTTTTTTAGATAGTATTTTTCATACAAAACCTTGGTTGACAATTGTGTTTATTTTGTTGGGTGCACTAGCTGGCTTTTGGGGTACATACAAACTTATTACAAGTAAAGAAAGGTAA
- the wecB gene encoding UDP-N-acetylglucosamine 2-epimerase (non-hydrolyzing), with the protein MIKVLCVFGTRPEAIKMAPLVKELAKYPNEIISKVAVTAQHREMLDQVLDLFAIKPDYDLDIMHNQQTLTQITTRALEGLDKVYEEEKPNLVLVHGDTTTTCVASLGAFYRQIAIGHVEAGLRTGNKYSPFPEEMNRKITGAIADFHFAPTTTAKENLLRENIAPEAITVTGNTVIDALLATVQESFPLAQVPGLDKVDFTKRVILVTAHRRENLGEPMRQIFNGLREIALEFPETEIVFPVHKNPKVRSVVHEVLGNLPQVHLIEPLDYQPFVNLMARADLVLTDSGGLQEEAPALGKPVLVLRDTTERPEAVEAGTVSLVGTGFDGVYAETKRLLTDPLYYEKMANAVNPYGDGKAAQRIVQSIRYIFKLSTEKCREYI; encoded by the coding sequence ATGATTAAGGTTTTGTGCGTTTTCGGTACTCGGCCGGAGGCTATAAAGATGGCTCCTTTAGTTAAGGAATTAGCCAAATACCCTAATGAAATTATTAGCAAAGTAGCTGTAACGGCACAGCACCGGGAAATGCTGGACCAAGTTTTAGATCTTTTTGCCATTAAGCCTGATTATGACTTGGATATTATGCATAACCAACAAACTTTAACCCAGATTACTACTAGGGCTTTAGAGGGGTTAGATAAAGTATATGAGGAGGAAAAACCTAATTTAGTACTAGTCCATGGGGATACGACGACTACATGTGTGGCTTCCTTAGGGGCTTTTTACCGTCAAATTGCCATTGGACATGTTGAAGCAGGCTTAAGAACAGGAAATAAGTATTCACCTTTTCCGGAAGAAATGAATCGTAAGATAACAGGTGCAATTGCTGATTTTCATTTTGCCCCTACAACAACAGCAAAGGAAAATTTATTACGGGAAAATATCGCACCAGAAGCAATAACCGTGACAGGTAATACGGTTATCGATGCACTTCTGGCTACAGTGCAGGAAAGTTTTCCCTTAGCCCAAGTACCTGGATTAGATAAGGTTGATTTTACGAAAAGAGTTATTCTAGTTACGGCACATCGAAGGGAAAATTTGGGTGAACCCATGCGGCAGATTTTCAACGGCCTGCGGGAAATTGCTCTAGAATTTCCAGAGACTGAAATAGTTTTTCCCGTTCATAAAAACCCTAAGGTACGGTCCGTAGTCCATGAAGTATTAGGTAACCTACCTCAGGTGCATTTAATTGAACCATTAGATTACCAGCCCTTCGTGAATTTAATGGCACGAGCTGATTTAGTACTGACAGATTCTGGAGGGCTCCAGGAGGAGGCTCCTGCTTTGGGCAAACCGGTGCTAGTGTTAAGGGATACTACGGAACGCCCAGAGGCTGTGGAAGCAGGTACAGTAAGTTTAGTAGGTACCGGTTTTGATGGTGTTTATGCAGAAACAAAAAGATTACTAACGGATCCTCTTTATTATGAAAAAATGGCCAACGCTGTTAACCCCTATGGAGACGGCAAGGCTGCTCAAAGAATTGTGCAAAGTATCAGGTACATTTTTAAGCTGAGTACTGAAAAATGCCGGGAGTATATTTAA
- a CDS encoding spore coat protein — protein MQNSQLSDRDIMQLILNEHKYSAQSLTNFVLECSNMELRNEALRALDMTLKHQHHIFELMSQQGWYQPAMADQSMISSAQNMFNQNSSNMQ, from the coding sequence ATGCAAAACTCTCAATTATCAGACCGGGATATTATGCAACTAATCCTAAATGAGCATAAATATTCTGCTCAAAGCCTCACAAATTTTGTTTTAGAATGTTCCAATATGGAACTTAGAAACGAAGCCTTAAGGGCGTTAGATATGACTTTAAAACATCAGCATCATATTTTTGAATTAATGAGCCAGCAAGGATGGTATCAACCTGCCATGGCTGATCAAAGTATGATTAGTTCAGCTCAAAACATGTTTAACCAAAATAGCTCAAATATGCAGTAA
- a CDS encoding deaminase has protein sequence MTDCLGLNKFRTKRPTWDEYFIEIAQVISKRSTCLRRSYGAVIVKDKVIVSTGFNGSARGEINCVDAAKCVREELKIPKGERYELCAAVHAEQNAIINGDPVKMKGGTIYIAGFNSDGTAASGEPCLICQRMIKNAMLSRVVYLECNGSIKEVNLEKKNV, from the coding sequence GTGACAGATTGTTTGGGACTAAATAAATTTAGAACTAAAAGACCTACTTGGGATGAATATTTTATTGAAATTGCCCAGGTTATATCTAAACGTTCCACTTGCCTAAGACGTTCCTACGGTGCTGTAATAGTGAAGGACAAAGTAATTGTTAGTACAGGGTTTAATGGATCTGCCCGGGGGGAAATAAATTGTGTAGATGCAGCCAAATGCGTGCGGGAGGAATTAAAGATACCTAAAGGTGAGCGTTACGAATTATGCGCTGCAGTTCATGCTGAACAGAATGCCATTATCAACGGCGACCCTGTAAAAATGAAGGGTGGAACAATTTATATTGCAGGCTTTAATTCCGATGGTACAGCAGCCTCAGGAGAGCCTTGTCTAATATGTCAAAGAATGATTAAAAATGCCATGCTAAGTAGAGTTGTTTATTTAGAATGTAATGGTTCCATAAAAGAAGTAAATTTAGAAAAGAAAAATGTTTAG
- the upp gene encoding uracil phosphoribosyltransferase: MSKVHVLDHPLIQHKLSLIRDEETGSKDFRELVEEVALLMAYEVTRDFPLQEIEVKTPLRICKTKVIAGRKVGIIPILRAGLGMVNGMLKLIPAAKVGHVGLYRDPDTLQPVEYYCKLPTDVTERDLILVDPMLATGGSASAAISFMKKRGVKNIKLMCLIAAPEGVKRVQEEHPDVDIFTASVDECLNDHGYIVPGLGDAGDRLFGTK, translated from the coding sequence ATGTCCAAGGTACATGTTTTAGACCATCCCTTAATTCAACACAAATTAAGTTTAATTAGGGATGAAGAAACTGGTTCTAAGGATTTCAGAGAGTTAGTTGAAGAAGTGGCGTTATTAATGGCTTATGAAGTAACTAGAGACTTTCCCCTGCAAGAAATTGAAGTAAAGACACCATTGCGTATTTGTAAAACCAAGGTGATTGCAGGCCGAAAAGTAGGTATTATTCCAATCTTGCGGGCGGGATTGGGCATGGTTAATGGAATGTTAAAGTTGATTCCAGCTGCTAAAGTTGGACATGTAGGCTTATACCGGGATCCGGATACTTTGCAGCCTGTAGAATATTACTGTAAGCTGCCGACAGATGTGACAGAAAGGGATTTAATTTTGGTAGATCCTATGTTAGCTACAGGGGGTTCTGCTTCTGCAGCCATCTCCTTTATGAAAAAACGAGGTGTCAAAAATATTAAATTAATGTGTTTAATTGCTGCTCCTGAAGGAGTTAAAAGGGTACAAGAGGAACATCCCGATGTGGATATTTTTACTGCTTCCGTTGATGAATGTTTAAATGACCATGGTTATATAGTACCTGGTTTAGGTGATGCAGGTGACAGATTGTTTGGGACTAAATAA
- a CDS encoding TIGR01440 family protein, protein MNLEQIAHETRQAIGGLLEAASLKAGQIVVVGCSTSEIAGHKIGTASNEKIAEVVLREILEPLKAKNIFLAVQCCEHLNRAIVLEEAAALQYGLEEVTVIPVPKAGGSLGAAAYKNFHKPVVVETIKAHAGLDIGDTFIGMHLKPVVIPVRLPLKQIGSAHLTLAYTRPKLIGGQRAVYCK, encoded by the coding sequence ATGAACTTAGAGCAAATTGCCCATGAAACAAGGCAGGCTATTGGAGGGCTGCTAGAAGCAGCTAGTTTAAAAGCTGGGCAGATCGTAGTTGTTGGCTGTAGTACCAGCGAAATAGCAGGACATAAAATTGGCACAGCATCAAATGAGAAAATTGCTGAAGTAGTTTTACGGGAAATATTAGAACCTTTAAAAGCAAAAAATATTTTTTTAGCAGTTCAGTGCTGTGAGCATTTGAACAGGGCAATCGTCCTAGAAGAAGCAGCAGCATTGCAGTATGGTTTAGAGGAAGTTACGGTTATTCCTGTGCCTAAAGCCGGTGGTTCCTTAGGGGCAGCGGCGTATAAGAATTTTCATAAGCCTGTTGTTGTAGAAACAATCAAAGCACATGCAGGGCTGGATATTGGAGATACCTTTATAGGGATGCATTTAAAACCAGTTGTAATCCCTGTTCGATTGCCTCTTAAGCAAATAGGTTCTGCCCACCTCACCTTGGCTTATACCAGGCCAAAACTAATTGGAGGCCAAAGGGCAGTTTATTGTAAATAA
- the rpiB gene encoding ribose 5-phosphate isomerase B produces the protein MKIAIGSDHGGYALKEKVVAYLQAKDVELTDFGTMGVDSVDYPDYALKVAEAVAEGQYDRGILICGTGIGIGIAANKVPGIRAALCNDTFSARASREHNDANILTMGERVIGPGLALDIVDIWLKTEFAGGRHSRRIAKIKEIEQKYFK, from the coding sequence ATGAAAATAGCAATAGGATCAGATCATGGCGGGTACGCTTTGAAAGAAAAAGTCGTTGCCTATCTTCAAGCGAAGGATGTGGAACTTACAGATTTCGGAACTATGGGCGTCGATTCCGTAGATTATCCAGATTATGCTCTAAAGGTAGCAGAGGCCGTAGCTGAAGGTCAGTATGATCGGGGAATCTTAATTTGCGGTACAGGTATTGGCATAGGAATTGCAGCCAATAAAGTTCCCGGGATTCGGGCTGCCCTTTGTAACGATACTTTTTCAGCGCGTGCTTCTAGAGAACATAACGATGCTAATATCTTAACTATGGGGGAAAGAGTAATTGGCCCAGGGTTGGCTTTAGACATTGTGGATATTTGGCTAAAAACCGAATTTGCTGGCGGCAGGCATAGCCGACGGATAGCCAAGATTAAAGAAATAGAACAAAAATATTTTAAATAA
- a CDS encoding low molecular weight protein arginine phosphatase: MKEILFVCTGNTCRSSMAEALAKDYMQKNNLLACMKVASAGTFAFNGSPASDNAVAALQEKNIDLSAHRSRALDKELLLAADLVLTMTKSHKRQILALHPEFGEKTFTLYEYIGENPQQDVSDPFGQPLEVYRSTASELEKAVRKAVQKFAGQNLGS; this comes from the coding sequence TTGAAGGAAATTTTATTTGTTTGTACAGGCAATACTTGCCGCAGTAGTATGGCGGAAGCATTGGCTAAGGACTATATGCAAAAAAACAATTTACTAGCATGTATGAAGGTGGCTTCTGCAGGTACATTTGCTTTTAATGGTTCTCCTGCCTCAGACAATGCTGTAGCTGCTTTGCAAGAGAAAAATATTGATTTATCAGCTCATCGTTCCAGGGCACTGGATAAAGAACTGCTTTTAGCAGCTGATTTAGTCCTTACGATGACTAAGAGCCATAAAAGGCAGATTTTAGCATTGCATCCAGAGTTCGGGGAGAAGACTTTTACCCTTTATGAGTACATAGGGGAAAACCCTCAGCAAGATGTATCCGATCCATTTGGACAACCTTTGGAAGTATACCGCAGTACTGCTTCTGAGCTGGAAAAAGCAGTGCGAAAAGCGGTGCAAAAATTTGCCGGACAGAATTTAGGTAGTTAA
- a CDS encoding manganese efflux pump MntP family protein codes for MTLGTVWLVAVALGTDAFSMAVGIGLVGIKWRRIIFISLLICAFHIFMPLIGLFLGSLLGKAIGRFASFIGAIVLLFIGIQMLREGLKSNKELTNVAEAIPKAYNSLWEVMILALSVSLDALTVGFGLGTIQVSLQLTVLIMGLVAGLMTATGFLLGKKLGHWLGEKAQIIGGLILVLIGVKMFS; via the coding sequence ATGACGCTAGGAACAGTATGGCTGGTGGCCGTTGCCTTAGGAACAGATGCCTTTTCAATGGCTGTTGGTATTGGTTTAGTTGGGATTAAATGGCGTAGAATTATATTTATTTCACTTCTAATTTGTGCTTTTCATATATTTATGCCTTTGATAGGTTTATTTTTAGGTTCCCTTTTGGGTAAGGCAATAGGTCGCTTTGCTTCCTTTATTGGGGCCATTGTTTTGCTTTTTATAGGTATACAAATGCTGAGAGAGGGCTTAAAAAGCAACAAGGAATTAACAAATGTAGCTGAGGCTATTCCTAAAGCTTATAATAGTCTTTGGGAGGTAATGATTCTAGCGTTAAGTGTAAGTTTAGATGCACTAACTGTTGGTTTTGGATTAGGAACTATCCAAGTTAGTTTGCAGCTAACTGTTTTAATAATGGGGTTAGTCGCAGGTTTAATGACTGCCACTGGCTTTCTATTGGGCAAAAAACTAGGACATTGGTTAGGGGAAAAGGCCCAAATCATTGGTGGTCTAATTTTGGTGCTAATTGGTGTTAAAATGTTTTCTTAG
- a CDS encoding ZIP family metal transporter, which produces MFDTLLLSVLAGLATLVGALIIAAFGKPSAKTLAVFFGLAAGMMFSVVTTDLIPSSLEYGSLKTLLLGFVFGIVLLKILNKILVYLNRKNKNSTNSYLRRMGYLISIGIALHDLPEGIAIAAGFSADTKLGWLLSIAIGLHNIPEGMVTAAPLYMSGLSVRRILSIVGLVSIFTPIGTLIGLIIVSISPLYISFLLAMAAGAMSYIVFWEIVPESRKHHPNYAFCGMILGFVVILLLGVLE; this is translated from the coding sequence ATGTTTGATACTCTTTTATTAAGTGTGCTTGCCGGTCTGGCGACTTTAGTAGGGGCCCTAATTATTGCTGCTTTTGGTAAGCCTTCCGCAAAAACGCTGGCTGTGTTTTTTGGTCTAGCCGCGGGAATGATGTTTAGTGTTGTGACGACGGATTTAATACCTTCTTCTTTAGAATATGGCAGTTTAAAAACATTGCTGCTAGGATTTGTTTTTGGCATAGTTTTATTAAAAATTTTAAATAAAATTCTTGTTTATTTAAATAGAAAAAATAAAAATAGCACTAACAGTTATCTGCGACGAATGGGTTATCTAATTTCTATTGGCATTGCGCTCCATGATTTACCAGAAGGGATTGCCATAGCAGCTGGTTTTAGCGCCGACACTAAATTAGGCTGGCTCCTTTCCATTGCGATAGGGCTGCATAACATACCAGAAGGAATGGTTACTGCCGCCCCTTTGTATATGAGCGGACTGTCGGTCCGTCGCATTTTAAGTATTGTGGGGTTAGTTAGTATCTTTACCCCTATTGGGACTTTAATTGGACTAATCATCGTAAGCATCTCACCTTTATATATTTCTTTTTTGCTAGCTATGGCAGCAGGTGCCATGAGTTATATAGTATTTTGGGAAATTGTACCCGAATCCCGTAAGCATCATCCCAATTATGCTTTCTGCGGAATGATTTTGGGATTTGTGGTCATATTATTGTTAGGTGTGCTTGAGTAA